Part of the Candidatus Bodocaedibacter vickermanii genome is shown below.
ACCGAGACTCCGAAAGTAGTGGCGAGCGAAATCGGACCAGGCCAATCATTGTGTAAGCGACAGACGAAGTGGATGGAAAGCCACGCTAAAGTAGGTGATAGCCCTGTAGTCGAAATCAAATATGCAATGTACGAGTAGGGCGGGACACGTGAAATCCTGTCTGAACATGGGGGGACCACCCTCCAAGCCTAAGTACTCCTTTGTGACCGATAGCGTACAAGTACCGTGAGGGAAAGGTGAAAAGTACCCCGATAAGGGGAGTGAAACAGTTCCTGAAACCGGATGCCTACAAACAGTCGGAGCACCTTTAAGGTGTGACGGCGTACCTTTTGTATAATGGGTCAGCGAGTTTATCTGTGGAGCAAGCTTAAGCCGATAGGTGTAGGCGAAGGGAAACCAAGTCTGAATAGGGCGATGAGTTCCGCGGATAAGACCCGAAACCGAGTGATCTAGATATGGGCAGGTTGAAGACACCTTAACCGGTGTTGGAGGACCGAACCCACGCCTGTTGCAAAAGGCGGGGATGACCTGTGTCTAGGGGTGAAAGGCTAATCAAACTCGGATATAGCTGGTTCTCCGCGAAATCTATTGAGGTAGAGCGTCGTGTGATGACCACGGGGGGTAGAGCACTGAATAGGCTAGGGGGGCGCGAGCCTTACCAACCCTAATCAAACTCCGAATACCCGTGAGTTTAACACGGCAGACAGTCTGTGGGTGATAAGGTCCATGGACGAGAGGGAAACAGCCCTGACCGCCAGCTAAGGTCCCCAATTCATGGCTAAGTGGAAAAGGAAGTGGGGAGGCCAAGACAGCCAGGAGGTTGGCTTAGAAGCAGCCATCCTTTAAAGAAAGCGTAACAGCTCACTGGTCTAGTTAAGCCACCCCGCGCCGAAGATGTACCGGGGCTAAAGCCATGAACCGAAGCTGCGGGTGTTATCGCAAGATAATGCGGTAGCGGAGCGTTCTGTAAGCCTGTGAAGGAGTACCTGTGAGGGGCTCTGGAGGTATCAGAAGTGCGAATGCTGACATAAGTAACGTAAAGCAGTGTGAGAGACACTGCCGCCGAAAGTCCAAGGGTTCCTGTGCTAGGTTAATCCGCGCAGGGTAAGCCGGCCCCTAAGGCGAGACCGAAAGGTGTAGTCGATGGGAACTGGGTGAATATTCCCAGGCCACGGATGAGTGACGAAGGCAGCCCGTTGTATGATCTGAATGGATTGATCATGCAGCTAATGACTTCCAGGAAATAACTCATCCTTTATTGTGACCGTACCCTAAACCGACACTGGTGGACACGTAGAGTATACGAAGGCGCTTGAGAGAACTATGTTGAAGGAACTCGGCAAATTGACTCTGTAACTTCGGGAGAAGGAGTGCCTGTCTTTGGGCAACCAGAGGCAGGTGGCACAAACTAGGGGGTAGCGACTGTTTACCAAAAACACAGGACTCTGCAAAGACGAAAGTCGACGTATAGGGTCTGACGCCTGCCCGGTGCTGGAAGGTTAAGAGGAGGTGTGCAAGCACTGAATTGAAGCCCCAGTAAACGGCGGCCGTAACCATAACGGTCCTAAGGTAGCGAAATTCCTTGTCGGGTAAGTTCCGACCTGCACGAATGGCGTAACGACTTCCCCACTGTCTCCAACATAGACTCAGTGAAATTGAATTCCCCGTGAAGATGCGGGGTACCCGCGGTTAGACGGAAAGACCCCATGCACCTTTACTACAGCTTTGCAGTGGCGTTAGGGGCAACATGTGTAGGATAGGCGGGAGCCTTTGAAGTTTGGACGCCAGTCCGGATGGAGGCATCCTTGAAATACCGCCCTTGTTGCTTTTGACGTCTAACGGAATCCCGTGATCCGGGATCCGGACCCTGCATGGTGGGTAGTTTGACTGGGGCGGTCGCCTCCTAAAGCGTAACGGAGGCGCGCGATGGTAGGCTCAAGTTGGTCGGAAATCAACTGAAGCGTGCAATGGCATAAGCCTGCCTGACTGCAAGACGTACATGTCGAGCAGAGACGAAAGTCGGCCATAGTGATCCGGTGGTTCCAAGTGGAAGGGCCATCGCTCAACGGATAAAAGGTACGCTGGGGATAACAGGCTGATCTTGCCCAAGAGTTCATATCGACGGCAAGGTTTGGCACCTCGATGTCGACTCATCACATCCTGGGGCTGAAGAAGGTCCCAAGGGTTCGGCTGTTCGCCGATTAAAGTGGTACGTGAGTTGGGTTCAGAACGTCGTGAGACAGTTCGGCTCCTATCTGCCGTGGGAGACTAGATGATTGAGAGGACTTGCCCCTAGTACGAGAGGACCGGGGTGAACGTTGCTCTGGTGTACCGGTTGTCCTGCCAAGGGCAGTGCCGGGTAGCTAAACAACGGACGAGATAACCGCTGAATGCATCTAAGCGGGAAGCTCCCCTCAATACCAGTCATCTCTATGAAGGCCGTGGAAGACCACCACGTAAATAGGTTCGGTGTGGAAGCCCTGTAAGGGGTGAAGCTAACGAATCCTAATCGCCTCATTGGCTTGATATTATAATCTCGACGCCCCCCAGAATTAGTCTCGGAGCGTCGGTTAGATTGAACTAAAAAGCGAAGTTAAATTAGACTGTTTGTTGTAAACGATGTTAGTCGGCTTGGTCGCTATGGCGAGGAATAAAGCACCGGATCCCATCTCGAACTCCTCCGTGAAAGTCCTCAGCGCCTATGATACTCCGTCTTAAGACGTGGGAAAGTCGGTCGCCGCCAAGCCTACTAACATCGTTTCAAATTCATCTGCTCTGTTCTTAAACTCAATTTAACTCAGATTATATTAAGGTTACGATGATGAAAGTTATTAGCTCTCTTAAATCTGCTCGCAATCGCCACAAAGATTGCAAACTCGTCCGCCGTAAAGGCAGACTATTCGTCATCAACAAAACCAACCCAAAGTTTAAAGCTAAACAAGCTTAATACAAAAACCCCCTCCATCATTAACGGAGGGGGTTTTTGTATTAAGACTTGATCCTCGATCAAACTACCTTTATATTTTGTTCAGGTAGGAGATCTTTCATGAAACATATAGCAAAATCATTATTCTTTACATCAATATTAACGGTACCTTCCATGTTCGGAGCAGAATCGAAAATTGCTGATTCAATGGAAGGCCGATATACTACTCATAGTTCCGTATCCATTGTGGATATCGTATCACAAGCAGGTGAATTCATACGCGCGAACGACTCACAAAGTGCTGCCAGAGTGTATGCAGACTATGCTATGCATCCTGATGCCTTATGGTTCCATATACTATTTTCTGTACAGATGATTGAAAGGCTAGGGCATTTTAATATAGCTATAGATGTGCTTAAGTGGTCTAAGATTCAGTCGAATACACACTATTTTAAATTAAGTGCAGATGCTAAGATTCTTAAGTTAAGACAAGCTCTTGATGCGCAAACTAATATAGATGCGCAGGCACCAATACCAGGGATCCCACTATCCGTATTTAAATATCTAGGTACAGAGTTTTTCCAGATTAGGAAAAGTGCGCTGCAATGTAAAGAGGCCGGTTATAAACAGAGTGCAGCAGAGTTATTTCTGAAATTAGCTAATCATCCAGAGTCAAACCATTTGATAGTTTTCTTCGCGGCAACAAATCTTCTACAGATGGGGGAACTTTATTACGAAAAGGCTATAGATTTATTCAAAAAGTTTGCAGGGGATTCAGATATCAGGTCTGATGCTATTTTGAGTGTGGCAGATCGTGTTAGACAAATGGGGCCAGCATATCATGTACAAGCAGTAGAGTTATATAAGATGGTCACACATCATCCAAATGTAACGCCCCAAGATATGTTACAGGCAACACTCAGTATTCAAGAGATGGGGTTTGATGATGATGCTATTGCGTTATACGAAGAACTTGCAGCTCAAAAAGATACACCGTTTGATCTTGTCTTTCAGATTGCGACAAAATTAATAGAATTGGGACAATTGGATATGGCTGTATCTGTATACAAAAAATCAGCCACTCAGTTACCAATTGATGATATATTCCGGGACTTGGAAAAATTAAAAGCGATGGGATTAGTTTATTATCCAATAGTATTTGAAACTTTGAAAATGTTAATTGATGAACCGAGAGATGATGTGACAGACGAGCAGCGTGGTACACTTTCGTTTTTAATGAACTGTTTTATCAAGTATCTACCCCTACTAGGGAAAGGTGTGGGATATTCATCAGATTCTTTCACGGGTTAGTACTGTGTCATATTCAGATCACACCAAACGGGCGTGTGGTCTGAGGGTTTTTCCCAAGTGCGGGGTGTTCGATCAGTTCCAGCATCTGTCCACATATCCGTTGCTAGTGGGCACATTAATATATGGTCTATCCTTAATCCATCATTCTTTTCAAAAGAACCACCTCGATAATCCCACCAGCTCATCACATCGGGTGCAGATTGAGAAGTGTAAGGATGTTTGATGCGGACAGCATCGTGCAACCCTAAATGCATTAACTGATTGTATCCTTGGCGTTCTGCTGCAGTAAATGGGACATCACCTTTCCAACGATCGGGATTAGTTGCATCAAGATCATGGGGCGCGATGTTAAAGTCTCCGCCAATGATATACGGTGTATTTTCATATATGCGGATTTGAACGGCAGCACGCAAGGCGTCAATAAATTTTAATTTATTTGGATATTTAGGTGATTCCGTATTCTGCCCATTGGGAACATATACCGATGCAATACGGACAGATCCATCGATTAGGGCATCAATGTATCTAGCTTCCTCGGGCAGGGGATTGTTTTCAAATCCATAGGTAATATCTTCGATACGATGTTTTGAAAGAATGGCAACACCATTATAGGTTTTTTGACCCAACACAGCGGCTTGATAGCCTTCATCCAGCAATTGTTCATGCGGAAATAGCTCTGACATTAATTTCAGTTCTTGTAATAACACAACGTCGGGTTGGAATTGATGCAACCACTTGACGAGATGATCAAATCTAGATCGAATAGAGTTTACATTCCACGTTGCAATTTTCATATTACACGCTGAATGAATTGCCACAACCACACGATGTGGCTGCGTTTGGGTTTTTGAGTTTAAATGCCGCGCCAATCAAATCAGATTCATAATCTAATTCAGATCCTTTGATTAAGTCTAATGACATTTCATCAACATGGACGCTAGCGGTTGAAGTAGGAGAAAATGTTACGTCGTCAGGCAATGATGCATCATCTAGCTTTAAACTGTATTCAAAGCCGTTGCACCCCCCCGGCATTACAGTGATGCGTAAAAATTTACCGGGGTGCCTTGACAATACTTTTTCAAGCTGTGCAGCTGCAGAATTAGAAATCTGGAGCTTGAGGTTTGGGAGCATTATTTAAATCCTCTTTTCCAAAGTAGTTTGTAAAATAATCTTCGTTGCGTGAAACTGGAAAGTAAGCTTCTAATCCAGCAACGTATGATGATAATAAGTCTCTGCCCAATAAAGGCAGCATGACTTGTCGTGTGAACGCAGGTGCCGCAACATTAAAGCTATCAGGGCTTGCAGGATATGTAGCAATAACACGAGCCAAATGAACACGGTCAGCCGTAACATCCAAGACAACTTCATGAGACTTAGCTGCATTTGTTCGCGCTAAGATGCCCGAAAATTGAGTGTCTTTGGGTGGATTGGAACGTGTGATTTTATTTAACACATTCACCCGACCAAAATTCATTGCAGCAAGTTGAGATGCATCTTGAGATTTTTCCAAACCGTCTTTAATGGTCTTTACGTATTGAGCAGCCTGTTGGCGCTTTTGTTCAAATTGCCAGTAATGTTCTGCTTGAGCAGAAGCTTCAGCAAATGAGCGTTGATGGGCAGCCTTAATATCGGTTACTTCAACAATTGCATAATCTTCTGTTTTTAACTTTTGCGGATCACTGTAGGTATACTGAGGCGTATCAAAAGCTGTAGATAATACCTTTGGGTCAAATGCGCTTAGACCCGTTGCAGGTTTTCCATCAATAGATTTACCGTCGTGGGTGATTTTATCCCATGTGACCATGACAACACCAGGAATCCCCTCTTTAGTCAGAGTATCAGCGACTTCGCTCAGTTTGCCGCCAGAACTTAACATCTTTTCAGCACGCTGAGTATATTCGTACATTTTTTCTCGTGCAACGTCAGACTTGTATTTTTTTAATAGGGTAAATTTTTGTTCATCAAAACTTAATACGCGTTCTGGCTTAATGTCCGCTAATATGAACAAAAGATATTGCCCGCCTAAGAAAATAGGTTCAGAGACATCGTGAATTTTTTTCATAGAGAAAACCTCAGAGCCTACCTCTGGGCGAATTTGTGCCAGTTCCAATTCTTGTGGTTTTGGAGCATTCTCTGGATAATCACCCGTATAACGACTGTAGACGGCATTGAATGGAGCACCTCCACGTAGTTCTTCTGTAGCCTTCATTGCATCTTCACGCGTTGAAAAAGGAATGAAACGTACGGAACGTTTCTCTGGAACTTTATTGTTGCTTTGCTGATACATTGTCATTAAGTCTTCGGGTGTAATATTGACAGTTTGTGCAATTTCTTGAAAACTGAATAACAACATATTAAATGAGCGCGTTTCAGGAGCTTGGAAATACTGTACATGCTTTTCATAAAACTCTTTTAATGTCGCCTCTGTTGGCTTCGCAAGATCAGGAATTGCATCAATTTCAACGGTGATGACTTCGATATCGCGTTCTTCATTTAAATAACGAAACATAGGTTCCGCAAATGCCTTAGGGACGGTTCGAATTTGTCCATCAACAACACCGGCCAACATTCCACGACTTATAACTTTTCGTAAATCATCTAAATATTTGCGTTCAGACAACCGTGATTTGCTTAAAAACTCTGTAAACCGTTGAGTGTTAAATTTACCCTGTTGGTCTTTAAAGTTTTGATCTTCATTCATATGTTTAGACAATTGTTCATCAGATGCCACAATGCCTAAACGGTCAGATTCTTGAGTGATCAATTCACGAGTGATTAATTCAGATAACGTACGATTTACAAGACCTAATCCTAAGGCTTCTTGATCAGTTATGGGGCGACCAAAGTATTGCTTGAGAGATTGTTTTTTGTTTTCTAATTCTTGCAGAAAATCATTGGCAGAAATGTAATCTGAACCCACTTGTGCAACGGGATGTTTTGCAGCATTTCGCATAAAAAAATTGGAAACACCTACTGATAGACCAACGGCCACCATAACAACGGCTAATAGTATGCGCATCAAGATACTGTTGGATGCCTGTCTTAAGAATGTGATCACTTACAAACTCCTGTGAAACGATAGAATTATTTTGTTTGAAGTATACCTAATACCTACACCAAAAGCCAGAGGTTTGAGTGATAGCAGAAAAATTGACAAAGAAAAAATGTTGTGATAAACAATGCTTGTTAATTTTTTAAGAAAGATATTATGAAACATAAACTATTAAAGGCATTAGCCTTAGCAAGTATTAATTTTGGATTGTTGTCAACGGTTTCTGCAGAAGGTCAAGCCAAAGAGTGGGGTGGGTTCTATGGAAAATTTTCATTTGGTTATGGAAAGCCAGACGTAGTAAAAGAGAACACATTTTTTGATGAGGATAAAATCAATGGCTTTTTGAAAGCATTCTCAGCAACTGCGCGTGAAGTTGCTTATGATTATCGTATCGGAAATAACTTTGCAATTGGTGCAGAAGCAGGTTTAACGTTTATTTTGCCAGATTCAAAAAATAAAAATAGTTCTTTTTTTATTAAAGGTGAGTTCGTTCCTCAGATATCATACATCAATGATAGCGTGAAATTATTTGCAGGTGTTGGTGTTGGTTTTGCGAATGGTTATGGTTTTAAAGGTATTCCTAACGCATTGCAAAAAATGATGGATTCTGGCGCCGATTCTGGAAGGGTAGTGCCAGAATCAGAGTTCGGTGGATATTGGTTAGCTGAAGTTGGTGTAGATTATTTGTTAACAGATGTTTGGTTTATTGGTGCGAAATACCAATATGAGCGTACATTCACTACCGCGGAAAAAGAACACAATGGGGAAAAAGCTTCTTTGTATGTACAACAACATACATTCCTTGCGACTGTTGGTATTAAATACTAATTCTTACTTCTTTCTATAGCCCCGATATTAAACGGGGCTATCTCTTCTAAAAATCAGTCTGAATATTCACATACATTTCTGATGACGATTGGAATGGATTTAATAATCCAGTTGCGATGGTACACTGTGGGGTTTGTAAACACAGGTTGAATCCACTGTTAATGATCCAAGCATGATCGCTTAATTCCATGGTTCCTTTTGAGTATAACGCTGTTGTAATTATATTCATCGATAGCTTTGATGTGTCTGAAATATGGGTTATGCCACACGTCAACGATATATCTGGGTTCAATGTTTGAAACCCGCTTTGGAAGGCAGTCTCTGCAACCATAAAATGAGATATTCCTGCTGCAGGAGTCAATGTCATGTTGCCTAAGTTAAAGGGTGTATTGAATTTAACAGTATGTTGCACCATCCAAAATGCTTCGTGCGATTTTGGGATAAATCGATACACATAATCGGAAAGTTGCGTACGATTAAACGTTTGGGTCATTACCAAATTTCCTTGTGCGCAATCAAGTGTATGTTTTAATCCAAACAGTTGTGAAACAGCAGAAGTTTCAGCCGTTGTATGTGTTGACTGTGTTGTAAAAAATTCAGTTGCAACAATGTTTCCCACTTGTGCGTGTGATGGCACAGTATTCCATAAGGCTGCTTTTACTTCACCTTGCTTTAAAGAGGTGATCGCAGATTGCATAGGCACAGTTGCTTTTAAGGCTAGGGAAGAGGTGTTTTCAATCTTTAAAAAGATTCCCTCTCGTTTTGAGTGCTTTGGATCAGTGATAGCAGCTTTAACTAAGCTAAGCTTTTTCTTTAATACAGTATTGTCGGCGATCAGTTGGCTAAGATCCATATTTGCTGAAAATCCAATATCAGAATCGATAAGCAGGAGTCCTTGGCCTGTTGTATTGGTTAAAGATTCAACTCCCTTTGGAATAAAGCGAATTTTTCCTTCGATGACGGGTTTGTTTGTTGAATCATCTGAAAATGGATAGAGCAAAACAATTTTGGAAATTTTATCCGTAGTTAGAAACATTTCAATTTCTGAGCCAGGCTTAAATTGAAAAGGCCCATTTACAGTCATCATAACACCTGGAAACGTATCAGAATCTAAAGGATAGACTTTTCCTTTTGTTTGAAGAAATACTATGTTATCCGTCTTGTTATCACGGCGTGTTTGAAAGTTAAACGTAGCATTACTAACACCTAATGAGCCCTGAATGTCAGCCTTATGCAAGGTAATAGCTCCTTGATCAATTCGCATTTCACCGTTAGGCATCAGCGTTAATACACCTGTTGGATCAAGATTGGCATCATATTTAAGATCGGTTAGTTTGCTGTCAAGCAATAAGCCGTATCCATTAGTTACATCAACAATACTGTTGTGTTTCATATCAAAACTAGCAGATCCCATTTTTCCACGGATATCTATCCAGCTGGCTTGATCCAATGTAACTTTAGTGGCAAGAACAGTTTTTTCTGCAGGAATAAATAGACCCGTGTCTGTATCCATCTGTAAGTTCTGGACAAGGTGTGTTACATCGGCCGCAATTACAGATCCACCTTTGTCATTGACGATACGAATGTTGACGGAATCAGGAGGAGTTCCAGTTGGGGTGTCAAACTGGTCAACCCACTTTGTTGTATCCGCTGACCATAGTGGCAATGCACTTAAAATATCAGAAAGATGACTGTTGGTTGCATCTTCGTCTCGTTTATCTAAAGGTAGATTATCTTTTACATAGCCTTGAAAATAAGTTTGCAGTTGTCGATTAGGTGCGGTTCTAAGTTTGTAAATGGCGGGCTCCGTGCCAATGGTCCCGGGTGTTGCAGCTTTGGGCGTTGTAACTGTTGGCGTTGTAGTTGCAGGTGTTGTTGATGTCGTTGCTTTGTTTGCATCAGAGTTTTCGCCAATACACCCGAAAAGAAGGGCAGATAAACCTAATGTGATAAACTGTTTAATATGCATCGTTTGTTTTCTTATTTCTACACACCCTATATCGCATTTGCGAGCTTAAGGATATTATATCTGTCAAATAGTTAATAAACTCTTCATGGGGGTGTTTTTATTTGGTGGGGGCTAGGACTCCTGAACCATCCCATGAAATTTAAGGATGGTCAGGAATCTGTAGACTCAGATACCGTTCGATTGCATTGATACGCAATAACGATTTTGGATATAAAGTAACACAGCGCTGCAAACCTTATATACCACAGTTTGACAAGAATGTCAAATCGCGTTAATTTTTTGTCCTTGATGAATAATTTGTGCAGATTCAGGCGTAAATGTTCCATCTTCTTGATGCAAGACCAGGCCCGCATGTAATTTCATGGGGCTGTTTACACTTTTACGTGCACGAACTAATACTCGTTTTGCTGGGGTGCCTAACTTTGGCCATAGAGGAAAAACTTCAATGCCGCCAAATTTTTCAGTGAGCAACGATAATATTTCGTCTAAACGACGGGCTGTATGTACGATGGTAATATAACCTCTTGATTTTAATGCACGGTGAGCTTCATGAATCCAGTCTTTAAGCAATCCATCACTCTCTCCATGAGATAATGTTTTATGTGCATAGGGTGAGTCAGTATAGGTGTGCCCTTCAAAGAAAGGAGGATTCATCATCACATGATCGTAATAATGTCCATCAACAAGCCGGG
Proteins encoded:
- a CDS encoding tRNA1(Val) (adenine(37)-N6)-methyltransferase — its product is MIHNIEHTTLFNGNVTVYQPEQGYRFALDSVVLAAFTPAKDHQTVLELGIGVGAASLALAFQHPNITIHGIEIQTDIIPITQKNIDANGWTNRFKVFSGNLTTRLVDGHYYDHVMMNPPFFEGHTYTDSPYAHKTLSHGESDGLLKDWIHEAHRALKSRGYITIVHTARRLDEILSLLTEKFGGIEVFPLWPKLGTPAKRVLVRARKSVNSPMKLHAGLVLHQEDGTFTPESAQIIHQGQKINAI
- the xth gene encoding exodeoxyribonuclease III is translated as MAIHSACNMKIATWNVNSIRSRFDHLVKWLHQFQPDVVLLQELKLMSELFPHEQLLDEGYQAAVLGQKTYNGVAILSKHRIEDITYGFENNPLPEEARYIDALIDGSVRIASVYVPNGQNTESPKYPNKLKFIDALRAAVQIRIYENTPYIIGGDFNIAPHDLDATNPDRWKGDVPFTAAERQGYNQLMHLGLHDAVRIKHPYTSQSAPDVMSWWDYRGGSFEKNDGLRIDHILMCPLATDMWTDAGTDRTPRTWEKPSDHTPVWCDLNMTQY
- a CDS encoding HesB/IscA family protein, with the protein product MLPNLKLQISNSAAAQLEKVLSRHPGKFLRITVMPGGCNGFEYSLKLDDASLPDDVTFSPTSTASVHVDEMSLDLIKGSELDYESDLIGAAFKLKNPNAATSCGCGNSFSV
- the ykgO gene encoding type B 50S ribosomal protein L36 — protein: MKVISSLKSARNRHKDCKLVRRKGRLFVINKTNPKFKAKQA
- a CDS encoding peptidylprolyl isomerase, coding for MITFLRQASNSILMRILLAVVMVAVGLSVGVSNFFMRNAAKHPVAQVGSDYISANDFLQELENKKQSLKQYFGRPITDQEALGLGLVNRTLSELITRELITQESDRLGIVASDEQLSKHMNEDQNFKDQQGKFNTQRFTEFLSKSRLSERKYLDDLRKVISRGMLAGVVDGQIRTVPKAFAEPMFRYLNEERDIEVITVEIDAIPDLAKPTEATLKEFYEKHVQYFQAPETRSFNMLLFSFQEIAQTVNITPEDLMTMYQQSNNKVPEKRSVRFIPFSTREDAMKATEELRGGAPFNAVYSRYTGDYPENAPKPQELELAQIRPEVGSEVFSMKKIHDVSEPIFLGGQYLLFILADIKPERVLSFDEQKFTLLKKYKSDVAREKMYEYTQRAEKMLSSGGKLSEVADTLTKEGIPGVVMVTWDKITHDGKSIDGKPATGLSAFDPKVLSTAFDTPQYTYSDPQKLKTEDYAIVEVTDIKAAHQRSFAEASAQAEHYWQFEQKRQQAAQYVKTIKDGLEKSQDASQLAAMNFGRVNVLNKITRSNPPKDTQFSGILARTNAAKSHEVVLDVTADRVHLARVIATYPASPDSFNVAAPAFTRQVMLPLLGRDLLSSYVAGLEAYFPVSRNEDYFTNYFGKEDLNNAPKPQAPDF
- a CDS encoding outer membrane protein, which translates into the protein MKHKLLKALALASINFGLLSTVSAEGQAKEWGGFYGKFSFGYGKPDVVKENTFFDEDKINGFLKAFSATAREVAYDYRIGNNFAIGAEAGLTFILPDSKNKNSSFFIKGEFVPQISYINDSVKLFAGVGVGFANGYGFKGIPNALQKMMDSGADSGRVVPESEFGGYWLAEVGVDYLLTDVWFIGAKYQYERTFTTAEKEHNGEKASLYVQQHTFLATVGIKY
- a CDS encoding tetratricopeptide repeat protein, producing MKHIAKSLFFTSILTVPSMFGAESKIADSMEGRYTTHSSVSIVDIVSQAGEFIRANDSQSAARVYADYAMHPDALWFHILFSVQMIERLGHFNIAIDVLKWSKIQSNTHYFKLSADAKILKLRQALDAQTNIDAQAPIPGIPLSVFKYLGTEFFQIRKSALQCKEAGYKQSAAELFLKLANHPESNHLIVFFAATNLLQMGELYYEKAIDLFKKFAGDSDIRSDAILSVADRVRQMGPAYHVQAVELYKMVTHHPNVTPQDMLQATLSIQEMGFDDDAIALYEELAAQKDTPFDLVFQIATKLIELGQLDMAVSVYKKSATQLPIDDIFRDLEKLKAMGLVYYPIVFETLKMLIDEPRDDVTDEQRGTLSFLMNCFIKYLPLLGKGVGYSSDSFTG